CCGCACTCGACTACGAGCGCCACCTCTATTACGAGAAGCAGATCGTCAGCGTGACCGCCAGCACGAGGGCAGACGGTCAGGAGTTCCTTGATCTGGCCGCCTCGATTCCGGCCAGGACAAAGGTCAGGACCTATCCCCTGGACGAGGCGAACGCTGCCCTCCTTGATCTAAAAGAGGGCAGAATAAACGGTGCGGCTGTCCTGGTGCCCTGAGTTTCGACGCGTCAGCCGCGCCGGTGAAAAGTTTCCAGTATCTGGTGTCCGGCAAGTTCAGAAAAAATTGCCAAGTATGCGGTTACCTTAGCTCTTGGCTCTTGGATCTTGAATCTCAGATCATACTATTCCCCCCGTCCACGGGCAGCCAGGTGCCCGTGACGAAGCTGCCGTGACGGCTAGCAAAAAAGAGGACCGCTCCCGCGATATCTTCGGGATGGCCAATGCGCCTCAACGGCGTGTGAGCGGCCGCCCCTGCCTTGGCCTCCGCCGGGAGCCAGGCGGTGGCGTCGGTCTCCGTGAGGCCGGGGGCGACGGTATTGACAGTGATCCCGTGGGGCCCGAGTTCGTGGGCGAGGGCCCTGGTCAAGGCGTCGAGGCCGGATTTGGCGGTGCTGTGGGCCACGAAGCCGTCCCCTGGAGTTCGGCTAAGTCCGCTGCTGACGTTGATGATCCTGCCCCATCCGCGTTCGATCATCTTGGGAACAACCGCCTGGCAGCAGTAAAAGGAGGCCCCGATCTCACCGTTTAACTTTTCGGCCATCCCCT
This genomic interval from bacterium contains the following:
- a CDS encoding SDR family oxidoreductase; the encoded protein is MDSALFSHTEAKEVIILLKGQTALVTGASRGIGAATAALLAENGAAVAVNYFANRKAADQVVEKVRSGGGQASAFQADVRDSGQVQTLVNAVESTFGPVDILVNNANINFPVKPFVEFPWEGMAEKLNGEIGASFYCCQAVVPKMIERGWGRIINVSSGLSRTPGDGFVAHSTAKSGLDALTRALAHELGPHGITVNTVAPGLTETDATAWLPAEAKAGAAAHTPLRRIGHPEDIAGAVLFFASRHGSFVTGTWLPVDGGNSMI